One window of the Camelina sativa cultivar DH55 chromosome 1, Cs, whole genome shotgun sequence genome contains the following:
- the LOC104788795 gene encoding probable glucan endo-1,3-beta-glucosidase A6, whose protein sequence is MSRFALFLLTLLVISNSCCYAIGSQSNRTVLALASRIGINYGKLGNNLPSPYQSINLIKSLKAGHVKLYDADPETLKLLSKTNLYVTIMVPNDQIISIGADQATADNWIATNVLPFSPQTRIRFVLVGNEILSYSSDQDKQIWANLVPAMRKVVNSLRARGIHNIKVGTPLAMDALRSSFPPSSGAFREDIAVPVMLPLLKFLNGTNSFFFLDVYPYFPWSTDPVNNHLDYALFEPNSTYTDPQTGLVYTNLLDQMLDSVIFAMAKLGYPDVRLAISETGWPNAGDIHETGANILNAATYNRNLIKKMTANPPLGTPARRGAPIPTFLFSLFNENQKPGSGTERHWGILDHDGTPIYEIDFSGTRSVSSFDKLPKPSNNVPFKGNVWCVAVDGAGEAELGQALNFACGRSNETCAALAPGRECYAPVSVSWHASYAFSSYWAQFRNQSSQCYFNGLARETTTNPGNERCKFPSVTL, encoded by the exons atgtcTCGTTTTGCTCTCTTCCTCTTGACTCTTCTTGTCATTTCAA attcaTGTTGCTATGCTATTGGTTCCCAAAGCAACAGAACAGTGTTAGCACTTGCAAGCAGGATTGGGATCAACTATGGGAAATTAGGCAacaatcttccttctccttaCCAATCAATCAACCTCATCAAATCCCTTAAAGCTGGCCACGTCAAGCTCTACGACGCTGATCCAGAAACCCTAAAGCTACTCTCTAAGACCAATCTTTACGTCACCATCATGGTCCCTAACGACCAGATCATTTCAATTGGCGCTGATCAAGCCACAGCTGACAACTGGATTGCCACCAACGTCCTTCCTTTCTCCCCACAAACCCGAATCAGATTCGTCCTCGTTGGAAACGAAATCCTCAGCTACAGTTCTGATCAAGACAAGCAAATATGGGCCAATCTCGTCCCTGCCATGCGTAAAGTTGTGAATTCTCTTAGAGCTCGTGGGATTCACAACATCAAAGTCGGGACTCCTCTAGCCATGGACGCTCTTCGTTCGAGTTTTCCTCCCTCGAGTGGTGCGTTCCGGGAAGATATAGCTGTTCCGGTGATGTTACCGTTGTTGAAGTTTCTCAATGGAacaaactctttcttctttcttgatgTTTACCCTTACTTCCCTTGGTCCACTGATCCGGTTAATAACCATTTGGATTACGCTCTTTTCGAACCGAATTCGACTTATACCGATCCtcaaaccggtttggtttacaCCAATCTTCTAGACCAGATGCTCGATTCGGTTATCTTTGCAATGGCCAAGCTCGGTTATCCTGACGTCCGGCTCGCAATTTCTGAAACCGGGTGGCCTAATGCCGGTGATATCCACGAAACCGGTGCCAATATTCTCAATGCCGCGACATATAACCGGAATTTGATCAAGAAGATGACTGCTAACCCACCACTCGGTACACCAGCTAGGCGTGGTGCACCTATACCGACGTTTCTGTTCTCCTTGTTCAATGAAAACCAGAAACCCGGTTCGGGAACCGAGAGGCATTGGGGAATTTTGGATCATGACGGTACACCTATCTACGAAATAGATTTCAGCGGTACAAGATCGGTTTCAAGCTTTGATAAGTTGCCTAAACCGAGTAACAATGTTCCGTTCAAGGGAAATGTGTGGTGTGTGGCGGTAGATGGGGCAGGCGAGGCAGAGTTAGGGCAGGCACTCAACTTTGCTTGCGGAAGAAGCAATGAAACTTGTGCAGCGTTGGCGCCGGGGAGAGAGTGTTACGCGCCGGTCTCTGTATCTTGGCATGCAAGCTATGCATTTAGCTCATACTGGGCTCAGTTCCGGAACCAAAGCTCTCAATGCTACTTTAATGGCTTGGCCCGTGAAACGACGACCAACCCTG gGAATGAACGTTGCAAGTTCCCTAGCGTTACCCTGTGA
- the LOC104788806 gene encoding probable acyl-activating enzyme 16, chloroplastic isoform X1, translating to MASTSLGPSILVSHGSSAPQFQVSGIRLVFGYKGFGRRRASSSRRGFRVSCESTIQEKELRRCSPFLERSSFPKEAALRSNEWKAVPDIWRSSVEKYGDRVAVVDPYHDPPSTFTYRQLEQEILDFVEGLRVVGVKADEKIALFADNSCRWLVADQGIIAAGAINVVRGSRSSVEELLQIYCHSESVALVVDNPEFFNRIAASFSYKAPPRFVILLWGDKSSLVTVGRQTPVYSYNEIKRFGQERRAKFARSNDAERYEYEFINPDDTATIMYTSGTTGNPKGVMLTHQNLLHQIRNLSDFVPAEAGERFLSMLPSWHAYERACEYFIFTCGVEQKYTSIRFLKDDLKQYQPHYLISVPLVYETLYSGIQKQISTSSPARKFLALTLIKVSLAYMEMRRISEGLCLTKNQKPPMYIASLVDWLWARVVAFVLLPLHMLAEKLVHRKIRSSVGITKAGVSGGGSLPMHVDKFFEAIGVNVQNGYGLTETSPVVSARRLNCNVLGSVGHPIKDTEFKIVDPETGSVLPPGSKGIVKVRGPPVMKGYYKNPLATKQVIDEDGWFNSGDMGWITPQHSAGRSRSCGGVIVLEGRAKDTIVLLTGENVEPLEIEEAAMRSNLIQQIVVIGQDQRRLGAIIIPNKEAAEGASKQKISPLDPEVNELSKETITSMVYEELRKWTSQCSFQVGPVLIVDEPFTIDNGLMTPTMKIRRDKVVDQYKNEIERLYK from the exons ATGGCGTCAACGTCTCTGGGACCTTCAATTCTTGTTTCTCACGGCTCCTCTGCTCCTCAATTTCAAGTTTCTGGGATCAGGTTGGTGTTTGGTTACAAGGGTTTTGGCCGCAGAAGAGCTTCGAGTTCACGACGGGGTTTTCGAGTTAGCTGCGAGTCCACG ATTCAGGAGAAGGAGTTAAGGCGGTGTTCACCTTTCTTGGAACGCTCATCATTTCCAAAGGAGGCTGCTTTGCGCTCTAATGAATGGAAGGCGGTTCCTGATATTTGGAGATCATCTGTGGAGAAGTATGGTGACAGAGTTGCGGTGGTGGATCCGTATCATGACCCGCCTTCTACGTTCACGTACAGACAG TTGGAACAAGAAATCTTGGACTTTGTTGAGGGTTTGCGAGTCGTTGGAGTGAAAGCAGATGAGAAGATTGCACTTTTCGCTGATAACTCTTGTCGATGGCTTGTTGCGGATCAAG GTATAATTGCTGCAGGAGCAATCAATGTTGTTAGAGGATCTAGATCCTCTGTTGAAGAGTTACTGCAAATATACTGTCATTCGGAAAG TGTAGCTCTTGTTGTGGATAACCCTGAGTTTTTCAACCGCATTGCCGCGTCATTTTCTTACAAGGCACCTCCAAGATTTGTGATTCTTCTGTGGGGGGACAAATCTTCGTTGGTTACAGTGGGTAGGCAGACACCAGTCTATAGTTACAACGAAATTAAAAGATTTGGACAAGAGAGACGTGCAAAATTTGCAAGATCTAATGATGCTG AGAGGTATGAATATGAATTCATCAATCCAGATGATACAGCCACAATTATGTATACCAGTGGAACCACGGGAAATCCAAAAGGTGTTATGCTCACCCATCAGAATTTGTTACACCAG ATAAGAAATTTGTCCGACTTTGTGCCTGCTGAAGCTGGGGAGAGATTTCTAAGTATGCTGCCATCATGGCATGCCTATGAACGGGCTTGTgaatatttcatatttacatGTGGAGTCGAGCAAAAGTATACGTCTATAAGATTCTTAAAG GATGATCTCAAGCAGTATCAACCACACTATCTCATTTCAGTTCCTTTAGTATATGAGACACTCTACAG CGGGATTCAAAAGCAAATTTCTACAAGCTCCCCTGCTCGTAAATTTTTGGCGCTTACATTAATTAAAGTCAGCCTTGCATATATGGAGATGAGAAGAATTTCTGAG GgtctttgtttgacaaaaaatcaaaagccTCCAATGTATATTGCTTCGTTGGTGGATTGGTTGTGGGCGAGAGTAGTTGCGTTTGTTCTATTGCCATTGCATATGTTGGCTGAAAAGCTTGTCCACAGAAAAATTCGTTCCTCTGTTGGAATAACAAAG GCTGGTGTTAGCGGAGGTGGTAGTTTACCTATGCATGTTGACAAGTTTTTCGAG GCCATCGGTGTGAATGTACAAAATGGGTATGGTTTGACAGAAACCTCACCGGTTGTCTCTGCACGGAGGCTTAACTGTAAT GTTCTTGGCTCAGTTGGGCACCCTATTAAAGATACGGAATTCAAAATTGTAGATCCTGAGACTGGTTCTGTTCTTCCACCTGGTTCAAAGGGCATTGTCAAAGTCAGAGGCCCACCAGTGATGAAAGGTTACTATAAG AATCCACTGGCCACCAAGCAAGTTATAGATGAAGATGGATGGTTCAATTCTGGAGATATGGGTTGGATTACTCCTCAGCACTCAGCAGGACGGAGTCGTAGCTGTGGAGGTGTCATCGTTCTTGAAGGCCGTGCCAAGGACACAATTGTACTATTAACAG GTGAAAATGTGGAACCAttggagattgaagaagcagCCATGAGAAGCAATTTGATTCAACAGATAGTGGTTATTGGACAG GATCAACGCCGCCTCGGAGCTATTATTATCCCAAACAAAGAAGCAGCAGAAGGAGCATCAAAGCAGAAAATTTCACCTCTAGATCCTGAAGTCAATGAACTTAGCAAGGAGACGATAACAAGCATGGTCTATGAAGAACTGAGGAAATG GACATCACAATGCTCGTTCCAAGTTGGACCTGTTCTGATCGTGGATGAGCCTTTCACG ATAGACAACGGATTAATGACACCGACGATGAAAATAAGACGGGACAAGGTGGTTGATCAATATAAGAATGAAATAGAAAGACTCTACAAGTAG
- the LOC104788806 gene encoding probable acyl-activating enzyme 16, chloroplastic isoform X2 — protein sequence MRRLHFSLITLVDGLLRIKVLVCLPTLYYFMPGIIAAGAINVVRGSRSSVEELLQIYCHSESVALVVDNPEFFNRIAASFSYKAPPRFVILLWGDKSSLVTVGRQTPVYSYNEIKRFGQERRAKFARSNDAERYEYEFINPDDTATIMYTSGTTGNPKGVMLTHQNLLHQIRNLSDFVPAEAGERFLSMLPSWHAYERACEYFIFTCGVEQKYTSIRFLKDDLKQYQPHYLISVPLVYETLYSGIQKQISTSSPARKFLALTLIKVSLAYMEMRRISEGLCLTKNQKPPMYIASLVDWLWARVVAFVLLPLHMLAEKLVHRKIRSSVGITKAGVSGGGSLPMHVDKFFEAIGVNVQNGYGLTETSPVVSARRLNCNVLGSVGHPIKDTEFKIVDPETGSVLPPGSKGIVKVRGPPVMKGYYKNPLATKQVIDEDGWFNSGDMGWITPQHSAGRSRSCGGVIVLEGRAKDTIVLLTGENVEPLEIEEAAMRSNLIQQIVVIGQDQRRLGAIIIPNKEAAEGASKQKISPLDPEVNELSKETITSMVYEELRKWTSQCSFQVGPVLIVDEPFTIDNGLMTPTMKIRRDKVVDQYKNEIERLYK from the exons ATGAGAAGATTGCACTTTTCGCTGATAACTCTTGTCGATGGCTTGTTGCGGATCAAG GTATTGGTATGTTTACCTACTCTTTACTACTTTATGCCAGGTATAATTGCTGCAGGAGCAATCAATGTTGTTAGAGGATCTAGATCCTCTGTTGAAGAGTTACTGCAAATATACTGTCATTCGGAAAG TGTAGCTCTTGTTGTGGATAACCCTGAGTTTTTCAACCGCATTGCCGCGTCATTTTCTTACAAGGCACCTCCAAGATTTGTGATTCTTCTGTGGGGGGACAAATCTTCGTTGGTTACAGTGGGTAGGCAGACACCAGTCTATAGTTACAACGAAATTAAAAGATTTGGACAAGAGAGACGTGCAAAATTTGCAAGATCTAATGATGCTG AGAGGTATGAATATGAATTCATCAATCCAGATGATACAGCCACAATTATGTATACCAGTGGAACCACGGGAAATCCAAAAGGTGTTATGCTCACCCATCAGAATTTGTTACACCAG ATAAGAAATTTGTCCGACTTTGTGCCTGCTGAAGCTGGGGAGAGATTTCTAAGTATGCTGCCATCATGGCATGCCTATGAACGGGCTTGTgaatatttcatatttacatGTGGAGTCGAGCAAAAGTATACGTCTATAAGATTCTTAAAG GATGATCTCAAGCAGTATCAACCACACTATCTCATTTCAGTTCCTTTAGTATATGAGACACTCTACAG CGGGATTCAAAAGCAAATTTCTACAAGCTCCCCTGCTCGTAAATTTTTGGCGCTTACATTAATTAAAGTCAGCCTTGCATATATGGAGATGAGAAGAATTTCTGAG GgtctttgtttgacaaaaaatcaaaagccTCCAATGTATATTGCTTCGTTGGTGGATTGGTTGTGGGCGAGAGTAGTTGCGTTTGTTCTATTGCCATTGCATATGTTGGCTGAAAAGCTTGTCCACAGAAAAATTCGTTCCTCTGTTGGAATAACAAAG GCTGGTGTTAGCGGAGGTGGTAGTTTACCTATGCATGTTGACAAGTTTTTCGAG GCCATCGGTGTGAATGTACAAAATGGGTATGGTTTGACAGAAACCTCACCGGTTGTCTCTGCACGGAGGCTTAACTGTAAT GTTCTTGGCTCAGTTGGGCACCCTATTAAAGATACGGAATTCAAAATTGTAGATCCTGAGACTGGTTCTGTTCTTCCACCTGGTTCAAAGGGCATTGTCAAAGTCAGAGGCCCACCAGTGATGAAAGGTTACTATAAG AATCCACTGGCCACCAAGCAAGTTATAGATGAAGATGGATGGTTCAATTCTGGAGATATGGGTTGGATTACTCCTCAGCACTCAGCAGGACGGAGTCGTAGCTGTGGAGGTGTCATCGTTCTTGAAGGCCGTGCCAAGGACACAATTGTACTATTAACAG GTGAAAATGTGGAACCAttggagattgaagaagcagCCATGAGAAGCAATTTGATTCAACAGATAGTGGTTATTGGACAG GATCAACGCCGCCTCGGAGCTATTATTATCCCAAACAAAGAAGCAGCAGAAGGAGCATCAAAGCAGAAAATTTCACCTCTAGATCCTGAAGTCAATGAACTTAGCAAGGAGACGATAACAAGCATGGTCTATGAAGAACTGAGGAAATG GACATCACAATGCTCGTTCCAAGTTGGACCTGTTCTGATCGTGGATGAGCCTTTCACG ATAGACAACGGATTAATGACACCGACGATGAAAATAAGACGGGACAAGGTGGTTGATCAATATAAGAATGAAATAGAAAGACTCTACAAGTAG
- the LOC104788824 gene encoding selenium-binding protein 3 — protein sequence MEAAGEDCCESGPGYATPLLAMSGPREKLIYVAALYTGTGQAKPDYVATVDVEPSSTTYSSVIHRLPMPFLGDELHHSGWNSCSSCYGDRSCERRYLILPSLLSGRIYIIDTKTNPREPFLHKFVEPAEVLEKTGLAYPHQPHCLASGDVLVSCLGDEDGNAEGSGFLLLDSEFNIKGRWEKDGNSPLFGYDFWYQPRHKTMISTSWGAPAAFTKGFDLKDVSDGLYGKHLHVYSWPDGELKQILDLGDTGLLPLEVRFLHNPDKATGYAGCALSSTIVRFFKNDDDAWSHEVAISVEPLKVENWILPEMPGLITDFLISLDDRFLYFSNWLHGDIRQYNIEDPKTPVLTGQLHVGGLVQKGSDVLALGEEGKTFQFDVTKIKGQRLRGGPQMFQLSLDGKRLYVTNSLFNVWDRQFYPELVEKGSHMLQIDVDTDKGGLSINPDFFVDFGSEPDGPALAHEMRYPGGDCTSDIWV from the exons ATGGAAGCGGCGGGTGAAGATTGCTGTGAGAGCGGCCCGGGTTACGCCACGCCTCTCCTTGCCATGTCTGGTCCACGAGAGAAACTCATCTATGTCGCTGCCTTATACACCG GAACCGGGCAAGCGAAGCCAGATTACGTAGCGACGGTGGATGTGGAACCGAGTTCAACGACATACTCTAGTGTCATCCATAGACTACCAATGCCTTTTCTTGGAGATGAACTTCATCATTCAGGCTGGAACTCTTGTAGCTCTTGCTATGGTGATCGTTCTTGTGAAAGACGTTACCTCATCTTGCCTTCTCTTCT GTCTGGTCGCATCTACATCATCGATACGAAAACAAACCCGAGGGAACCATTTCTGCACAAATTTGTGGAGCCAGCGGAGGTTTTGGAGAAGACGGGATTGGCTTATCCGCATCAACCTCATTGCTTAGCTTCTGGAGACGTTCTTGTGTCTTGTCTTGGGGATGAAGATGGAAACGCAGAAGGCAGTGGGTTTCTCTTGCTTGATTCCGAGTTTAACATCAAAGGAAG gTGGGAGAAGGATGGAAACAGTCCTTTGTTTGGGTATGATTTCTGGTATCAACCACGGCACAAGACGATGATTAGTACCTCTTGGGGAGCACCAGCCGCGTTTACcaaaggatttgacctcaagGACGTCTCTGATGGCTTATATGGAAAGCATCTACATGTCTATAGTTGGCCCGACGGAGAATTGAAACAGATACTTGACCTCGGTGATACCGGACTTTTACCCTTAGAG gtAAGATTCTTGCACAACCCGGATAAAGCTACGGGATATGCGGGGTGTGCGTTGTCGAGTACTATTGTAAGATTTTTCAAGAACGATGATGACGCATGGAGCCATGAG GTGGCTATATCAGTGGAACCTCTGAAAGTTGAAAACTGGATTCTCCCAGAAATGCCAGGGCTTATCACTGACTTTTTAATCTCACTTGACGACCGATTCCTCTATTTTTCCAACTGGCTTCACGGAGATATTCGCCAGTACAACATCGAGGACCCGAAAACCCCTGTTTTAACCGGTCAACTACACGTAGGCGGGCTAGTCCAAAAAGGAAGCGATGTCTTAGCCttaggagaagaaggaaagacGTTTCAGTTCGATGTCACCAAAATCAAG GGTCAGCGTCTGAGAGGAGGTCCTCAAATGTTTCAGTTGAGCCTAGATGGGAAGCGACTGTACGTGACGAACTCGCTGTTTAACGTATGGGATAGACAGTTTTACCCTGAACTTGTGGAGAAAGGCTCACACATGTTGCAAATTGATGTAGATACAGACAAAGGTGGTTTATCCATAAACCCTGACTTCTTCGTCGACTTTGGGTCCGAGCCAGATGGTCCTGCGCTCGCTCACGAAATGAGATATCCTGGCGGGGATTGTACCTCTGATATATGGGTTTAG
- the LOC104707139 gene encoding uncharacterized protein LOC104707139 encodes MANTAEVIDSAQPFLNINMSNVIKLTSLNYITWSLKVHSLLDGYDLVGYVDGSVSSPAQTTVSNNAAIQNPDFLKWKRQDKLIYNGLLGTLSPSVQPLVTTTKTAAEMWHTVANIFAKHSKGHIQQLRLQLQQFSKGDKTINEYMQGLTTRFDKLALLGKPFDIDEQIEAVLRGLPEDYKYVVDQVEDREVSPKITEVHEKLLNKEAQLLTAALVTPSSDPLSANIDTSHSLPYPHKSTQHHHQQWNNRTSNTYPGQPF; translated from the coding sequence ATGGCTAATACTGCTGAAGTAATTGATTCTGCCCAACCCTTTCTCAACATCAACATGAGTAATGTTATTAAGCTTACTTCTCTCAACTACATCACTTGGAGCCTCAAAGTACACTCTCTCCTTGATGGCTATGACTTGGTCGGATATGTTGATGGATCTGTTTCTTCTCCGGCTCAGACAACTGTCTCCAACAATGCCGCAATTCAGAATCCAGACTTTCTCAAATGGAAGCGACAGGACAAGCTGATCTACAACGGTCTTCTCGGCACTCTCTCTCCCTCGGTGCAACCTCTGGTTACTACCACAAAAACGGCTGCTGAGATGTGGCATACTGTTGCCAACATCTTTGCCAAACATAGCAAGGGCCATATTCAGCAGTTACGCCTCCAACTCCAACAATTTTCCAAAGGTGATAAAACGATCAATGAGTATATGCAAGGCTTAACTACTCGCTTTGACAAATTGGCTCTCCTCGGTAAGCCTTTTGATATTGATGAGCAGATTGAGGCTGTTCTTCGTGGTCTCCCTGAAGACTACAAATATGTTGTTGATCAAGTTGAAGACCGTGAAGTCTCTCCCAAAATCACTGAAGTTCATGAAAAACTTCTCAACAAAGAAGCTCAGTTGTTGACCGCTGCTCTTGTTACGCCTTCATCTGATCCTCTCTCTGCCAATATTGATACCTCTCACTCTCTTCCTTATCCACACAAATCCACacaacatcaccatcaacaATGGAACAATCGGACCTCCAATACCTATCCAGGACAACCGTTCTAA
- the LOC109126017 gene encoding uncharacterized protein LOC109126017, with translation MRKEIDALEENHTWDIIDLLPKKNAKNKKWVYKLKFNSDPTLEHRMARLVAMGNHQKEGTDFKETFAPFAKMTTVRSLLSVVAAKGWEVHQMDVHNAFLHCDLDEEVYNLFVTSIFYLKKTTQLLQVDN, from the coding sequence ATGCGGAAAGAGATTGATGCTCTTGAGGAAAACCATACTTGGGATATTATTGATTTACTTCCCAAGAAGAAtgctaaaaataagaaatgggTCTACAAGTTGAAATTTAACTCTGATCCCACTTTGGAACATCGCATGGCTCGTCTAGTCGCCATGGGAAATCATCAAAAAGAGGGGACTGATTTTAAAGAAACGTTTGCTCCATTTGCCAAAATGACAACCGTTCGTTCTCTTCTCAGTGTTGTTGCTGCTAAGGGTTGGGAAGTCCACCAAATGGATGTTCACAATGCTTTCCTTCATTGTGATCTTGATGAAGAGGTTTACAATCTTTTTGTCACTTCAATCTTTTAtcttaaaaagaccacacaactacTGCAAGTGGACAATTAA